One Hordeum vulgare subsp. vulgare chromosome 4H, MorexV3_pseudomolecules_assembly, whole genome shotgun sequence DNA window includes the following coding sequences:
- the LOC123447629 gene encoding 60S ribosomal protein L6, mitochondrial-like — translation MEAKFFRFLKLVGVGFKARTEREGRELFLKLGYSHEVQFTAPPAVRVFCFKPNIICCTGLDKHRVHHFAGAVRSSKPPEVYKGKGVLYIDEVIKLKPGKKQQKK, via the coding sequence ATGGAAGCCAAGTTCTTTCGGTTCCTGAAGCTCGTCGGAGTTGGCTTCAAAGCAAGGACAGAGCGTGAAGGCCGCGAGTTGTTTCTGAAACTAGGTTACAGCCACGAGGTGCAGTTCACCGCTCCACCCGCCGTCCGCGTCTTCTGCTTCAAACCCAACATAATATGCTGCACCGGCCTCGACAAGCACAGGGTGCACCATTTCGCGGGAGCCGTCCGGAGCAGCAAGCCTCCGGAAGTGTACAAGGGGAAGGGCGTACTGTACATCGACGAGGTCATAAAGCTGAAGCCCGGGAAGAAGCAGCAGAAGAAGTAA
- the LOC123447631 gene encoding lariat debranching enzyme, with protein MKVAVEGCMHGELDKVYDTMRRLEAAEGIKIDLLICCGDFQAVRNESDLQCVNVPPKFRTMNSFWKYYSGQAVAPYPTIFIGGNHEAANYLWELYYGGWAAPNIYFLGFAGVVKFGNIRIGGMSGIHKQNDYYRGHHERPPYNEGTIRSVYHVRHYDVLKLMHVKEPLDIFMSHDWPLGITEYGNRERLLREKPFFKEEVDKRTLGSESAAKLLNKLKPPYWFSAHLHCRFPAIIQHGEDGPMTKFLALDKCLPGRNFLQVIDIPSNPGPYEIQYDEEWLAITRRFNSAFPLTRMPCTIRNEELDIEDDRQWVRSKLNARGAKTFDFVQTAPPYDPSRPVYNPPVAVHCRNPQTESFLQLLELPYLLDSSNPGGVDTNVSSSQAAPALDDDAIELPDEVEDDEGDEG; from the exons ATGAAG GTCGCGGTGGAGGGATGCATGCACGGGGAGCTGGACAAGGTCTACGACACGATGCGCCGGCTCGAGGCGGCCGAGGGCATCAAGATCGACCTCCTCATCTGCTGCGGCGATTTCCAG GCTGTAAGGAACGAGAGTGATTTACAGTGTGTAAATGTCCCACCAAAGTTTCGTACCATGAACTCGTTTTGGAAGTACTACTCTGGACAAGCAGTTGCCCCTTACCCAACTATCTTCATTGGTGGGAACCATGAAGCAGCCAATTATTTGTGGGAACT GTACTATGGAGGATGGGCAGCACCTAACATCTACTTCTTGGGGTTTGCTGGTGTTGTTAAGTTTGGAAATATACGAATTGGTGGGATGTCAGGAATACATAAGCAAAATGATTATTACCGAG GGCACCATGAGAGGCCTCCATACAATGAGGGTACTATACGATCAGTGTACCATGTAAGGCATTACGATGTTCTCAAGCTAATGCATGTGAAGGAACCTCTAGATATATTCATGTCACATGACTGGCCTCTGGGGATTACTGAATATGGAAACCGGGAGAGGCTCCTTCGAGAGAAACCGTTCTTCAAAGAAGAG GTCGACAAGAGAACATTAGGCAGTGAATCTGCAGCAAAATTACTGAACAAATTAAAACCACCGTACTGGTTTTCAGCTCATCTTCATTGTAGATTTCCAGCTATCATTCAACATGGTGAGGATGGACCTATGACTAAGTTCCTTGCTCTTGATAAGTGCCTTCCCGGGCGGAATTTTTTGCAG GTAATAGACATTCCATCCAATCCGGGACCATATGAAATTCAGTATGATGAAGAATGGCTTGCAATAACACGGAGATTCAATAGTGCTTTCCCCTTAACTCGGATGCCATGTACAATTAG gaatgaagaacttgatattgAAGATGACCGGCAGTGGGTTAGGAGCAAGTTGAATGCTAGAGGGGCTAAGACATTTGATTTTGTCCAGACTGCTCCACCTTATGATCCGTCCAGGCCAGTTTATAATCCCCCTGTAGCGG TTCATTGCAGGAACCCACAAACGGAATCGTTTCTCCAGTTGTTAGAACTCCCATATCTGCTGGACTCGTCTAATCCTGGTG GGGTTGATACAAATGTGTCGAGCTCTCAGGCAGCACCTGCACTTGACGacgacgccatagagctccccgaTGAAGTTGAAGATGACGAAGGTGATGAGGGGTGA
- the LOC123447630 gene encoding FIP1[V]-like protein, with translation MEDDDEFGDLYTDIVLPASEPPRPPPPRAETPPRAAPAPNPNSAPASAPPAAAAAAHEEDDDDDDWLLGGGDPLAGVDPTTDWVDEDDDGAALPAVKREVDAKPPPPAAEDPDPLMGVGADDPGAAIPGLSSSAAAGGAAGSEEWDSDSEDDLQIVLNETDGRRRLGEDEGDDEDGEDLLIVADGPHIPGMEEQEWVEDGTAAGPEGERKEGGEPGKTGPMPGGRIGYSGGGPGFHPQHHSMFKYVRPGAPTGGAPGAPGQFRPPGPPGPFSGRGRGDWRPGAGRGMNKGFHSGYGMTPWGGAGRGFGGGLDFTLPPHKAIFDIDIDTTFEEKPWKYPGAEISDFFNFGLDEEKWKDYCKQLDQSRLESTMQSRIRVYESGRSEQDYDPDLPPELAAAAGHHDISADNRNKVDNGHTDFNAQGRVPTSNRPAVMTGRPIQVETGYGERFPSADTRLPRMRESDSVIEIVCEAPADDPIVADSSVDQSEKDSQGGKKSNGVEESEVYTSEKTNNSSYNSTLGKAEHTRSLPVSSERDMLTSDVHGRSPPNYKIRGSPSRGVRLKGRSQGVNPSREAEGSDVVPRKTTSSKRHRDTLRENNPIDDSETKDGLKGSPTVADETTDKLSTEDQFADNDDRLALVDSAEVDADDAISEPHMASDTNEDDNEDHSSKKQKIVSKVEQPPGLNNSSDQVDLKTLNSENTRGVRSGSSKDHQKRLESGEEVLQDRRSRRVNDVRRHHDGEERDPRRKDVSARDVKPEIERTRLASRGRDDIHHPYGNRDRDIRGKSFDRVRETEILQRREDIMHNRRGKEEDLRLNYNAEVGARHRNKLRPIDRNDRDEDPHPRKLLDDGDLRGSRQRERGDMVLHGRESLDDSHIKRKKDEENTRRMKPENEDPVHGYRGRDDPNRRKRERDDGIDQKRRDDGVRMREKADDRSFVKNKEDNLRQREKEDRQRPKHESTLLLQREEARGTGRGGRVMDEKIVSGGRKKDESRSALLSKETQERIKQNEPGRRGQGAEENSMQNKGRADVRPRDDNPNNSERNSRQDKINKTHDNNRVSSSSDARQASRDKPREGTRKGRGSVPNEKDLHRSSKRRREDHESHRSGKVESKGGKEQENGRDHATSSKTSKNTQRHDSFVKQGEEEAMSDDENTDDSRRGRSKLERWTSHKEIDYSTIDNETTHAFPSIKADVQPPTADASGKSDVPAVVVSSDIKSSGDNGQASEMTAEERDRHLDTVERLKRRSERFKLPMPGEKEAPQNKKVDAEVQTPQNESPAADVEVKPERPARKRRWTGS, from the exons atggaggacgacgacgagttCGGCGACCTCTACACGGACATCGTCCTCCCGGCGTCCGAGCCCcccaggccgccgccgccgcgcgccgaaaccccaccccgcgccgccccggccCCAAACCCTAATTCCGCGCCGGCTTCCGCCCcgcccgcggcggcggcggcggcccacgaggaagacgacgatgatgacgactggCTGCTCGGAGGCGGCGACCCCCTCGCCGGGGTCGACCCCACCACCGACTGggtcgacgaggacgacgatggcgccgcgcTCCCCGCCGTGAAGCGCGAGGTTGACGCGAAGCCCCCGCCCCCCGCCGCGGAGGATCCCGATCCGCTTATGGGGGTCGGCGCGGACGACCCCGGCGCGGCCATCCCGGGGCTCTCGTCCTCGGCGGCGGCCGGTGGCGCGGCCGGGAGCGAGGAGTGGGATAGCGACAGCGAGGACGACCTCCAGATCGTGCTCAACGAGACGGACGGACGCCGGCGGCTCGGGGAGGACGAAGGCGACGACGAGGACGGGGAAGACCTCCTCATCGTTGCCGATGGACCTCACATCCCCGGCATGGAGGAGCAGGAGTGGGTGGAGGACGGGACAGCGGCTGGGCCCGAGGGAGAGAGGAAAGAGGGCGGTGAGCCTGGGAAGACGGGGCCCATGCCTGGTGGGAGGATCGGGTACAGTGGCGGCGGCCCGGGGTTCCACCCGCAGCACCATTCCATGTTCAAG TATGTACGACCTGGCGCTCCAACTGGTGGGGCTCCTGGTGCTCCTGGCCAGTTCCGTCCACCTGGACCCCCGGGCCCTTTTTCTGGCCGAGGAAGAGGAGACTGGAGGCCTGGTGCTGGTAGGGGCATGAATAAAGGTTTTCATTCAGGCTATGGAATGACTCCATGGGGTGGTGCTGGTCGTGGTTTTGGTGGCGGACTAGATTTCACACTTCCTCCTCACAA GGCAATTTTTGATATTGACATTGACACCACATTTGAGGAGAAGCCATGGAAATACCCTGGTGCTGAAATTTCAGACTTCTTTAACTTTGGGCTTGATGAGGAGAAATGGAAAGACTATTGCAAGCAACTG GATCAATCACGATTGGAGTCCACAATGCAATCTAGAATACGGGTGTACGAGAGTGGGCGCTCAGAACAG GACTACGATCCAGATTTGCCACCGGAGCTAGCTGCTGCGGCTGGCCATCACGACATTTCTGCTGATAATCGGAATAAAGTAGATAACGGACATACAGATTTCAATGCCCAAGGGAGAGTTCCAACAAGCAACCGACCAGCAGTG ATGACGGGCAGACCTATACAAGTTGAAACTGGTTATGGAGAACGTTTTCCGTCTGCTGATACACGTTTACCTCGAATGCGTGAATCGGATTCTGTTATAGAG ATTGTGTGCGAGGCTCCGGCAGATGATCCAATAGTTGCTGATAGTTCAGTGGATCAGTCTGAGAAGGATTCTCAAGGAGGTAAAAAAAGCAATGGTGTTGAGGAGAGTGAGGTCTATACATCAGAGAAGACTAACAATTCTTCCTATAATTCCACTTTGGGAAAGGCAGAACATACCAGAAGTTTGCCTGTCTCATCTGAACGGGATATGCTCACATCAGATGTTCATGGCCGTTCCCCGCCGAACTACAAAATAAGGGGTTCTCCTTCTCGTGGAGTAAG GTTGAAAGGACGCTCTCAGGGTGTAAACCCTAGCCGAGAAGCTGAAGGCTCCGATGTAGTACCTCGCAAAACAACATCCTCAAAGAGACACCGTGATACCCTGAGAGAGAACAACCCTATTGATGACTCAGAAACTAAGGATGGCTTAAAGGGGTCACCTACTGTTGCTGATGAAACGACAGACAAGCTGAGCACAGAAGATCAATTTGCTGATAATGATGATAGGCTTGCTTTGGTTGATAGTGCTGAAGTGGATGCTGATGATGCTATCTCAGAACCTCACATGGCTAGTGATACAAATGAGGATGATAACGAGGATCATTCTAGTAAAAAGCAGAAGATCGTTTCTAAGGTTGAGCAGCCCCCAGGACTCAATAATAGTAGTGATCAAGTCGATTTGAAGACGCTGAATAGTGAAAACACTAGAGGAGTGAGGTCTGGTAGcagcaaagatcatcaaaaaCGCCTTGAATCTGGTGAAGAAGTTCTGCAAGATAGGCGGTCCAGGCGTGTAAATGATGTGAGAAGGCATCATGATGGAGAAGAACGCGATCCCCGTCGAAAGGATGTGTCCGCTCGAGACGTTAAACCTGAAATAGAAAGGACACGTTTGGCCTCTAGAGGTAGGGATGATATCCACCATCCTTATGGGAACAGAGATCGGGACATACGTGGTAAAAGTTTTGATAGGGTAAGAGAGACTGAAATTTTGCAGAGGAGAGAGGACATCATGCACAACAGAAGAGGCAAGGAGGAAGATTTGAGACTCAACTACAATGCTGAAGTTGGTGCAAGACATAGAAATAAGTTGAGACCGATTGATAGGAATGACAGGGATGAAGATCCTCATCCAAGGAAATTGCTGGATGATGGTGACTTGAGGGGCTCTAGACAAAGAGAGCGTGGTGATATGGTTTTGCATGGTCGTGAAAGTTTAGACGATTCTCATATCAAGAGAAAGAAAGATGAAGAGAACACCAGGAGAATGAAACCTGAGAATGAAGATCCAGTTCACGGTTATAGAGGAAGGGATGATCCAAACAGAAGGAAGAGAGAACGGGATGATGGAATTGATCAGAAAAGAAGAGACGATGGTGTTAGGATGCGGGAGAAGGCTGATGATCgtagttttgtaaaaaataaagAGGACAACTTGCGACAGAGAGAAAAGGAGGACAGGCAGAGGCCTAAGCATGAAAGCACACTGCTTcttcagagagaagaagccagagGAACTGGTCGTGGTGGACGGGTTATGGATGAAAAAATTGTCAGTGGTGGTAGGAAGAAGGACGAATCAAGATCTGCATTGTTGAGCAAAGAAACCCAGGAGCGCATCAAACAAAATGAGCCTGGGAGGAGAGGTCAAGGTGCAGAAGAAAACAGCATGCAGAATAAAGGACGAGCTGATGTACGTCCACGTGATGACAATCCAAATAACAGTGAAAGGAACTCCAGACAAGATAAAATAAACAAGACTCATGACAATAATCGTGTATCTAGCAGTTCTGATGCTCGCCAGGCGAGTAGGGATAAGCCCAGGGAGGGCACAAGAAAGGGCAGAGGCTCTGTGCCAAATGAGAAAGATCTTCACAGATCTAGCAAGAGAAGACGGGAAGATCATGAAAGCCATCGTAGTGGGAAG GTTGAGTCAAAAGGAGGGAAGGAACAAGAAAATGGTAGGGATCATGCTACATCATCCAAAACGAGCAAGAATACTCAACGACATGATTCATTTGTGAAACAAGGGGAAGAAGAAGCCATGTCAGATGATGAAAACACCGATGATTCAAGAAGGGGTCGGTCTAAGCTGGAGCGATGGACAAGCCACAAAGAAATCGATTATAGTACCATTGATAACGAGACCACACATGCATTTCCTTCCATCAAAGCTGATGTTCAACCCCCCACTGCTGATGCATCAGGTAAATCTGATGTTCCTGCTGTAGTTGTCAGTTCGGATATCAAGAGCAGTGGTGATAATGGGCAAGCGTCTGAGATGACGGCTGAAGAGCGCGACCGACATCTAGACACGGTTGAGAGGCTCAAGAGAAGAAGCGAACGTTTCAAACTGCCCATGCCTGGCGAGAAGGAGGCACCCCAGAACAAAAAGGTTGATGCTGAAGTGCAGACTCCCCAGAATGAATCACCTGCTGCCGACGTTGAAGTGAAGCCTGAGCGGCCAGCTCGCAAGAGGAGATGGACTGGGAGTTGA
- the LOC123447632 gene encoding uncharacterized protein LOC123447632, whose translation MAPSASMLFLSYHQLHHGPADAPRDVDGGGGGGGFRFGFGNVFFSLGVLAPKRRDAAATEVQDGKQRQRARRAGGGEAEEEQPATLASKFDEAVRLSCWSS comes from the coding sequence ATGGCCCCGAGCGCGTCGATGCTGTTCCTCAGCTACCACCAGCTCCACCACGGCCCCGCCGACGCGCCGCGCGAcgtggacggcggcggcggcggcggcggcttcagGTTCGGCTTCGGCAACGTCTTCTTCTCCCTCGGCGTGCTGGCGCCGAAGCGGCGGGATGCGGCGGCGACGGAGGTGCAGGACGGGAAGCAGAGGCAGAGGGCGCGTCGGGCCGGCGgcggggaggcggaggaggagcagCCCGCGACGCTGGCGAGCAAGTTCGACGAGGCCGTGCGGCTCAGCTGCTGGTCGTCCTGA